A single window of Syntrophus aciditrophicus SB DNA harbors:
- a CDS encoding SIR2 family NAD-dependent protein deacylase, giving the protein MSDREFMEKIDAVADMIWMAGRVVVFTGAGVSTESGIPDFRSPGGLWDRFDPDDFTIGKFLRSAQTRRKQWRILIAGGALAEAQPNRAHLAVAELEKIGKLNCVITQNIDNLHQKAGNAPEKVYELHGNMRWLKCLSCGDRVSVPEMFRETALQEMDGFPFCAKCQGLMKPDVIFFGEALPEKTLRDATWQARNCDLLLVIGSSLVVYPAAYMPMYAKDAGARLVIINRDETPYDSEADVLLQGSAGEIMSRILDAVKHRTGFKPG; this is encoded by the coding sequence ATGAGTGACAGGGAATTTATGGAGAAAATCGACGCCGTTGCAGACATGATCTGGATGGCCGGCCGCGTTGTGGTTTTTACCGGGGCGGGGGTTAGTACGGAATCGGGAATTCCTGACTTTCGCAGTCCGGGGGGATTATGGGATCGTTTTGATCCTGACGATTTTACAATTGGGAAATTTCTGCGCAGTGCTCAGACGAGGAGGAAACAGTGGCGTATCCTGATCGCTGGAGGCGCGCTGGCTGAAGCACAGCCTAACCGGGCACATCTGGCTGTGGCCGAACTGGAAAAAATCGGGAAGCTCAATTGCGTAATCACTCAGAACATTGACAATCTGCACCAGAAGGCAGGAAACGCGCCGGAAAAGGTATATGAGCTCCATGGCAATATGCGGTGGCTTAAATGCCTGAGCTGTGGCGACCGGGTCTCCGTTCCTGAAATGTTCCGGGAGACCGCGTTGCAGGAAATGGATGGTTTTCCCTTTTGTGCGAAATGTCAGGGCCTGATGAAACCGGATGTGATCTTCTTCGGAGAGGCTCTTCCGGAAAAGACGTTGCGGGATGCGACCTGGCAGGCTCGCAACTGTGATCTGCTGCTGGTCATCGGATCTTCCCTCGTGGTTTATCCGGCAGCTTATATGCCCATGTACGCGAAAGATGCCGGCGCGCGGCTGGTGATCATCAACAGGGATGAAACACCCTATGACTCAGAGGCCGATGTCCTTCTGCAGGGATCAGCGGGAGAGATCATGAGCCGTATTCTTGACGCAGTAAAGCATCGAACCGGCTTCAAACCCGGGTAG
- a CDS encoding rhomboid family intramembrane serine protease: MMTSHGKNSLLCPRCRRLVSADEPVCPHCGLKNPGSRWVAGFFGRLQSGNLQPVRLLIYINVAFYILSILFDPSAIRTSFNPLTLLSPSNHSLFFLGATGTIPIDQYGRWWTLISASFLHGGILHIFFNMAALSQLGTFVFHEYGFFRFLIIYTITGIAGFLLSYAVGIPFTIGASASLCGLIGAILFYGKSRGGFYGETIYRQATGWVVGLVLFGLLVPGINNWAHGGGLAAGILTGFLLGYEDKSAENSLHRILGMACVLVTVSVLLWAVMQTLYTFFIISGIINSY, translated from the coding sequence ATGATGACTTCCCATGGAAAAAATTCTCTCCTTTGCCCCCGATGCCGCAGACTCGTCAGCGCGGATGAACCCGTATGCCCCCATTGCGGCCTGAAAAATCCGGGATCGCGATGGGTTGCCGGTTTTTTCGGGCGCCTGCAAAGTGGAAACCTGCAGCCGGTCCGCCTTCTTATTTATATCAACGTGGCCTTCTACATCCTGTCAATCCTCTTTGACCCATCGGCTATAAGAACGTCTTTCAATCCCCTGACACTTCTTTCCCCTTCCAATCACAGTCTTTTTTTTCTGGGTGCGACAGGAACCATTCCCATCGACCAGTACGGACGCTGGTGGACCCTTATTTCCGCTTCGTTTCTGCATGGGGGAATTCTCCACATTTTCTTCAACATGGCCGCCCTTTCCCAGCTTGGTACGTTTGTCTTCCATGAATACGGTTTTTTCCGTTTTCTGATTATTTATACCATTACGGGCATTGCCGGTTTCCTTCTTTCCTACGCAGTGGGCATTCCCTTTACCATCGGTGCTTCCGCCAGCCTCTGCGGCCTGATCGGCGCCATTCTGTTCTATGGCAAGAGCCGGGGGGGTTTTTACGGCGAGACCATCTACCGCCAGGCCACCGGCTGGGTTGTCGGTCTTGTGCTTTTCGGTCTTCTGGTGCCGGGCATTAACAACTGGGCGCACGGCGGAGGACTCGCCGCCGGCATTCTGACGGGATTTCTTCTTGGGTATGAGGATAAATCCGCGGAAAACTCTCTTCATCGAATTCTCGGGATGGCCTGTGTTCTTGTGACGGTCTCGGTACTGCTCTGGGCGGTCATGCAGACCCTCTACACCTTTTTTATAATATCAGGAATTATTAATTCTTATTGA
- a CDS encoding class I SAM-dependent RNA methyltransferase gives MNKKNAWKLPRIGQKVEITIESVAFGGSGIGRFAGLVIFVPFTVDGDRVEIEITEVRQSYAKGRMCRILKPSPFRTVPECSLYERCGGCQYQHIAYTHQLEIKKNQVIDAFERIGKHPAPPVRDVIASPMPYAYRGKAEFHISFKSGRLPVIGYKEAADSRIVPVSRCAIVDESVNRSLTALRGKLNAISAAGRRGGKKEERVILWSDTGKAAVDPGVSGGRGGLVMRPVKEKMLRAPFQGFFQANSALVGSMVDSVIRACALTGKETVLDAYCGSGLFSLFLASSARQLFGVDADGEAVHCAAENLSKEGISNAEFFAGDVGEILRHTFLKTQQSVDIVVLDPPRIGCSSDVLEALKSLGPARIIYISCNPATQARDVRRLRDSGYILRDLQPIDMFPQTKHIEIVGLLERENRI, from the coding sequence ATGAACAAAAAGAATGCATGGAAGTTGCCGCGAATTGGTCAAAAAGTTGAAATAACAATAGAAAGTGTGGCATTCGGCGGTTCAGGGATCGGCCGTTTTGCCGGATTGGTGATCTTCGTTCCTTTCACGGTTGATGGGGATAGAGTTGAGATTGAAATTACCGAGGTGCGACAGTCCTATGCCAAGGGACGGATGTGCCGGATATTAAAGCCTTCGCCGTTCCGGACCGTGCCGGAATGTTCCCTGTACGAACGCTGCGGCGGGTGCCAGTATCAGCATATCGCGTACACCCACCAGCTGGAGATCAAAAAAAATCAGGTTATTGATGCCTTTGAACGGATCGGAAAGCATCCTGCACCTCCTGTCAGGGATGTCATCGCCTCCCCGATGCCTTATGCCTATCGGGGGAAAGCGGAATTCCACATCAGTTTTAAATCGGGGCGGCTCCCTGTAATCGGTTACAAGGAGGCTGCCGACAGCCGGATCGTTCCGGTGTCGCGATGTGCAATAGTGGACGAGTCCGTCAACCGGTCCCTGACGGCTCTCCGGGGGAAGCTGAACGCCATTTCTGCCGCGGGTCGAAGAGGCGGAAAAAAGGAGGAACGGGTTATCCTCTGGTCCGATACCGGGAAAGCCGCTGTTGACCCCGGCGTTTCCGGGGGCCGGGGCGGGCTTGTGATGCGTCCGGTAAAGGAAAAAATGCTGCGCGCTCCTTTTCAGGGGTTTTTCCAGGCCAACAGTGCTCTCGTCGGTTCCATGGTCGATTCGGTGATCCGGGCCTGCGCGCTTACCGGGAAAGAAACCGTTCTGGATGCATACTGCGGTTCCGGTCTTTTTTCCCTCTTTCTGGCTTCTTCTGCACGGCAGCTGTTTGGGGTGGATGCGGACGGGGAGGCTGTCCACTGTGCTGCTGAGAATCTTTCGAAGGAGGGGATATCGAACGCGGAATTTTTTGCCGGTGATGTAGGTGAAATTTTACGGCACACTTTTCTGAAAACGCAGCAGTCCGTGGATATCGTGGTTCTGGATCCCCCGAGGATCGGTTGCAGTTCCGACGTACTGGAGGCTCTCAAGAGCCTTGGCCCTGCCCGGATCATTTATATTTCCTGCAATCCGGCCACCCAGGCCCGGGATGTCCGCCGTTTGCGGGATAGCGGATATATTTTGAGAGATCTGCAGCCCATCGATATGTTTCCCCAGACGAAGCACATCGAAATCGTCGGTCTGCTGGAAAGGGAAAACAGGATATAA
- a CDS encoding PAS and helix-turn-helix domain-containing protein, whose protein sequence is MSKDSQGVVTQIEDQAVKDQFDLDGTIGGATRLSDERFFMTFELNPVPMMLKSLSVPSDMQVNESFLRMIGYQRTDVADVQSVLSRIYPSDSERASFDEKISREGSFREYPILIQTRSGEVLETLVSTETVRAQDDSFALLLFHDMTERNRTATALKNRETELETSIRRLEEMNAALKSLLKHRDQDKREMEERFLSNVKELVLPYIQKLKETELAGLQETFVEIAESNLNDIMSPFLQKITSRYRNFTPKEIQVASLIKEGKRTKEIAQILGISKSAIDLHRNSIRNKLGLINKKTNLRSYLMSLS, encoded by the coding sequence ATGTCAAAAGATAGTCAGGGAGTTGTAACGCAAATAGAAGATCAGGCCGTAAAAGATCAATTTGATCTGGACGGGACTATTGGAGGGGCAACCAGGTTATCCGACGAACGTTTTTTCATGACATTTGAATTGAACCCTGTCCCGATGATGCTGAAAAGTTTATCCGTACCGTCTGATATGCAGGTCAATGAAAGCTTTTTAAGGATGATTGGCTATCAGCGGACGGATGTTGCCGATGTCCAGTCCGTTCTCTCCAGAATCTATCCCAGTGATTCCGAACGGGCATCCTTTGATGAAAAGATATCCCGGGAAGGTTCCTTTCGGGAATATCCGATCCTGATCCAGACCCGCTCCGGCGAGGTCCTGGAAACCCTCGTATCCACGGAGACGGTTCGAGCCCAGGATGACAGCTTTGCCCTTCTTCTTTTCCATGACATGACGGAACGCAACCGAACCGCAACCGCGCTCAAGAATCGGGAGACTGAACTGGAAACCAGCATCCGGCGCCTGGAAGAAATGAACGCTGCACTGAAATCCCTGCTGAAGCACCGGGATCAGGACAAGCGGGAAATGGAAGAACGGTTTCTCTCCAACGTCAAGGAACTCGTGCTTCCCTACATCCAGAAATTGAAGGAAACGGAACTCGCCGGACTGCAGGAAACCTTTGTGGAAATCGCGGAATCCAACCTGAACGATATCATGTCTCCCTTCCTTCAGAAAATCACTTCCCGCTACCGCAACTTCACTCCGAAAGAAATTCAGGTCGCCAGCCTGATCAAGGAAGGCAAACGTACCAAGGAAATCGCTCAGATCCTGGGCATTTCAAAAAGCGCCATCGATCTTCACCGGAACAGCATCCGCAACAAGCTGGGACTGATCAACAAAAAAACAAATCTCCGCTCTTATCTGATGTCTCTTTCCTGA
- a CDS encoding response regulator, whose protein sequence is MCVNVLLADDHKIVRDGLRTLLETHGSMNVVAEAENGQKTITLARELHPEIIIMDISMPDMNGIDATRKITSDLPGIKVIALSMHADRHFVIGMLEAGASGYLLKDCAFEELVNAIQTVLSNHTYLSPTIADIVVKNYVHKAAGTSVVVSSELTPRERELLQLLAEGLSAKQIAANLHVSVKTVETHRRNITQKLGVGSVAELIKYAIREGLTTVGT, encoded by the coding sequence ATGTGTGTCAATGTTCTTCTTGCCGACGATCACAAAATAGTACGTGACGGGTTGCGTACACTTCTTGAAACCCATGGCAGCATGAATGTAGTCGCGGAAGCAGAGAACGGACAAAAGACCATTACTCTTGCCAGAGAACTGCATCCTGAAATCATCATCATGGACATCTCCATGCCGGATATGAACGGCATCGATGCCACACGAAAAATTACTTCAGATCTCCCTGGAATTAAAGTCATCGCCCTTTCCATGCATGCCGATCGTCATTTCGTAATCGGCATGCTGGAAGCGGGGGCGTCGGGTTATCTTTTAAAAGACTGCGCTTTTGAAGAACTCGTCAATGCCATTCAGACCGTCCTGTCCAATCACACCTACCTGAGTCCCACAATTGCCGACATCGTGGTCAAAAATTACGTCCACAAGGCAGCGGGAACTTCCGTTGTCGTATCTTCAGAACTGACACCGCGGGAAAGAGAATTGCTGCAGCTTCTCGCTGAAGGACTGTCGGCGAAACAGATTGCCGCGAATCTGCACGTGAGTGTTAAAACCGTGGAGACTCACCGGCGGAATATCACCCAGAAACTGGGAGTGGGCAGTGTGGCTGAATTGATCAAATATGCAATCCGTGAGGGGTTGACAACCGTCGGCACTTGA
- a CDS encoding L,D-transpeptidase: MKREDPGKQRAKRPAGLSGPSRRFFLSGLLIVLLTLCATVDAGRRSHAGMLQGQRTVGIDRRHAIEISVSRKVLILYEKTAGNKLLPRREYKVGTAVLGLDVYPLGKGQVTAIDFYPSWYPTPYSREVFRKRGIELPPAVPPGHPLNYMGAAKISLSHRTRKGAIYRIHGNNNPGRVGRRVTGGCFVMYNDDVLELARTISVGTEVNILP, encoded by the coding sequence ATGAAAAGGGAAGATCCTGGCAAACAGCGTGCGAAACGACCAGCCGGTCTGTCCGGTCCCAGCCGACGGTTTTTTCTCTCCGGATTGCTGATTGTTTTACTGACCCTGTGCGCGACAGTGGATGCAGGCAGGCGATCCCATGCGGGAATGCTTCAGGGGCAGCGCACCGTGGGAATTGACAGACGCCACGCAATTGAAATCAGCGTCAGCCGGAAAGTTTTGATTCTTTATGAAAAGACTGCGGGTAATAAACTGCTTCCCCGACGGGAATACAAGGTTGGGACCGCTGTTCTGGGGCTCGATGTCTATCCCCTCGGCAAAGGTCAGGTGACGGCCATTGACTTTTATCCCTCGTGGTATCCAACGCCGTACTCCCGGGAGGTTTTTCGAAAGAGGGGAATTGAGCTCCCGCCAGCGGTGCCTCCCGGCCACCCTCTGAACTACATGGGCGCCGCAAAGATTTCTCTTTCCCACAGGACCAGGAAAGGGGCCATCTACCGAATTCACGGCAACAACAATCCCGGACGCGTGGGCCGGCGGGTAACGGGTGGGTGCTTCGTCATGTATAACGATGATGTGCTTGAACTGGCCAGGACCATTTCCGTGGGAACGGAGGTGAATATTCTTCCATGA
- a CDS encoding NUDIX hydrolase, with the protein MSKREYPDCPRVGVGAIVVKDGHVLLVKRAAAPNKGLWAIPGGSLKLGETLKDGAEREILEETGIVVDAGRPVYAFDYFERDPEGKIRFHFVIVDMLADYIRGEVKAADDALDARWLSPEDLKDFELSVSTMKILKYLKFIG; encoded by the coding sequence ATGTCTAAACGTGAGTATCCGGATTGTCCCCGCGTGGGTGTGGGAGCCATTGTTGTCAAGGATGGCCATGTGCTCCTGGTGAAACGCGCCGCAGCGCCTAATAAAGGACTGTGGGCCATACCGGGAGGTTCTCTGAAGCTGGGTGAAACCTTGAAGGACGGAGCAGAACGGGAAATCCTTGAAGAAACTGGGATTGTGGTTGATGCCGGACGCCCTGTCTACGCTTTCGACTACTTCGAGAGAGATCCGGAAGGAAAAATCCGTTTTCATTTCGTTATTGTGGATATGCTGGCCGATTACATTCGAGGCGAGGTGAAAGCTGCCGATGATGCCTTGGATGCTCGCTGGCTGTCACCGGAAGATTTGAAAGATTTCGAATTATCCGTCAGCACCATGAAGATTCTCAAATATCTAAAATTCATCGGTTAA
- a CDS encoding MBL fold metallo-hydrolase, with product MKIIFLGTNGWYDTGMGNTICTLVRSEAFDLVLDAGNGFYKLDRFINDTNTRPLYLFLTHFHLDHIIGLHTLNKFSFPQGLVICGPEGSKELLAQFVNRPFTAAISALPYPVEILELPDCLSKLPFPVEALTLNHPVPTLGYRISLDGRVISYCSDTGYCENAVILSRSADLLISECAYRAGQSSDAWPHLNPEGAARIAAEAGVKRLVLTHFDARLYTVSAFRDESEAVARKIFPQTSAARDDLEIDL from the coding sequence ATGAAAATCATTTTTCTGGGCACCAACGGCTGGTATGACACGGGCATGGGAAACACCATCTGCACCCTCGTCCGGTCTGAAGCCTTTGACCTTGTTCTCGACGCCGGCAACGGCTTTTACAAACTGGACCGTTTCATCAACGATACCAACACCAGGCCCCTTTACCTGTTCCTGACCCATTTTCATCTGGATCACATCATCGGTCTGCATACCCTCAATAAATTTTCTTTCCCGCAGGGGCTTGTCATCTGTGGACCGGAAGGAAGTAAAGAACTTTTAGCCCAATTTGTCAACCGTCCCTTCACTGCTGCAATTTCCGCCCTGCCCTACCCTGTGGAGATTCTGGAGCTTCCGGATTGTCTCTCAAAACTCCCCTTCCCCGTAGAGGCCCTGACCTTGAATCATCCCGTTCCCACTCTGGGCTATCGGATATCCCTCGATGGCCGGGTCATCAGTTACTGCTCGGACACAGGCTATTGCGAGAATGCCGTGATTCTTTCCCGATCGGCCGATCTTCTCATTTCCGAATGCGCTTATCGAGCAGGTCAATCCAGTGACGCCTGGCCTCACCTCAATCCGGAAGGGGCCGCCCGGATCGCCGCGGAAGCCGGAGTGAAACGGCTGGTCCTGACGCACTTCGATGCCCGCCTCTATACGGTTTCCGCATTCAGGGATGAGTCCGAAGCTGTCGCCCGGAAAATCTTTCCCCAAACCTCAGCCGCCAGAGACGATCTGGAAATCGACCTGTAA
- a CDS encoding DUF3568 family protein → MQRISSLCSAALLLGVFFVSGCDTAVITNGNILGIQSGQFLYESGYLQAVYPHPIDKVWQACEQTLQELHATTIVRDRKIASGKLTANIYEDKIILKVEYVDNNRTAVSVLAGIGGNQLAARLIHEKIGQALSSSGAANAAQLSVPSIAGESKQEDLISSETKPVVDRNEEKEVVPLDDPPIIDKNEERDLNPLKEQPI, encoded by the coding sequence ATGCAACGTATCAGCAGCTTGTGTTCCGCAGCTCTGCTGCTTGGTGTGTTTTTCGTTTCCGGCTGTGATACCGCCGTTATTACAAACGGCAACATCCTGGGCATTCAGTCCGGTCAGTTTCTTTACGAAAGCGGTTACCTGCAGGCCGTTTATCCCCATCCCATCGATAAAGTCTGGCAGGCCTGTGAACAGACCCTTCAGGAACTCCATGCTACAACCATTGTGAGAGACCGCAAAATCGCCTCCGGCAAACTGACGGCCAATATTTACGAAGACAAGATCATCTTAAAAGTGGAATATGTGGATAATAACAGGACAGCCGTATCCGTACTGGCAGGCATAGGCGGCAATCAACTTGCGGCGCGGCTCATCCATGAGAAGATCGGGCAGGCCCTGTCATCGTCAGGGGCTGCAAACGCCGCGCAACTTTCCGTGCCTTCAATAGCTGGCGAATCTAAACAGGAGGATCTGATTTCATCCGAAACCAAACCTGTTGTGGACAGGAATGAAGAGAAGGAAGTGGTTCCTTTGGACGATCCGCCGATCATCGATAAAAATGAAGAGCGGGATTTGAACCCGTTGAAGGAACAGCCAATTTAA
- a CDS encoding TraB/GumN family protein → MIEENILNTTQNRNVHHLLSGGKEIILVGTAHVSRESADLVERVIEEENPDTVCVELCQARFDALEKKDQWQEMDIMKVIRDKRTSLLLSQLLMLSFQKKIAEKFHINPGEEMLRAIALAEKKGKRIVLADREIRTTLLRTWRKMRFFNKAKLMTEMILSLFMTEEITEEDIEKLKEHDVLDMTLRQLGTKMPDLKSTLIDERDQYLAHSIRHADGDKVVAVVGAGHIPGIVNAIEQKKNVNIEEISIIPPPGLWGRVFGWGFSLGIVGLFLGGFFNSGFQASLNMILSWSSITAVCAAAGALLLLAHPLTIAAAACSAPVATLHPLIATGWVAGLAEATLRKPRVKDFLSLKEDVMSIRGFVRNKITRILLLIAIVNLTTSIGTFAAIPVMMKYF, encoded by the coding sequence ATGATTGAAGAAAACATTCTAAATACTACGCAAAACCGGAATGTACATCATTTGTTGTCAGGAGGGAAGGAAATCATCCTGGTGGGTACGGCCCACGTGTCCCGTGAAAGCGCTGATCTGGTGGAACGTGTAATTGAAGAGGAAAATCCGGACACGGTATGCGTCGAACTCTGTCAGGCCCGCTTTGACGCCTTGGAAAAGAAGGACCAGTGGCAGGAGATGGATATCATGAAGGTCATCCGGGATAAGCGGACCTCCCTTTTGCTCTCCCAGCTTCTGATGTTGTCCTTTCAGAAAAAAATCGCGGAAAAGTTCCATATCAACCCGGGAGAAGAAATGCTTCGAGCCATTGCCCTGGCGGAAAAAAAGGGCAAACGCATCGTTCTGGCAGACAGAGAAATTCGGACGACCCTGTTGCGAACCTGGCGGAAAATGCGCTTTTTCAACAAGGCAAAGCTGATGACGGAAATGATTCTGTCCCTTTTCATGACGGAAGAAATCACGGAAGAGGACATTGAAAAGCTCAAGGAACATGACGTCCTGGACATGACCCTGCGCCAGTTGGGAACAAAGATGCCCGATTTGAAAAGCACCCTGATCGATGAACGGGATCAATACCTGGCCCATTCCATTCGCCATGCCGACGGAGACAAAGTCGTTGCCGTGGTCGGCGCCGGCCATATCCCGGGCATTGTGAATGCAATTGAACAGAAGAAAAACGTGAACATCGAGGAGATCTCGATCATTCCGCCACCTGGTCTGTGGGGCCGCGTGTTCGGCTGGGGATTTTCCCTGGGTATTGTCGGACTCTTTCTTGGCGGATTTTTCAACTCCGGCTTTCAGGCAAGCCTCAACATGATCCTTTCCTGGTCATCCATCACGGCGGTCTGTGCCGCGGCCGGGGCGCTTCTTCTTTTGGCACACCCCCTGACGATTGCCGCAGCCGCCTGCAGCGCGCCTGTCGCCACGCTTCATCCCCTGATCGCCACAGGCTGGGTTGCCGGTCTTGCAGAAGCAACGCTGCGCAAGCCCAGGGTCAAGGATTTTCTGAGCCTGAAAGAGGATGTCATGTCCATCAGAGGCTTCGTCCGCAACAAGATCACGCGCATTCTTCTTTTGATCGCCATCGTGAACCTGACGACCTCCATCGGGACCTTCGCCGCGATTCCGGTCATGATGAAATATTTTTAG
- the mnmE gene encoding tRNA uridine-5-carboxymethylaminomethyl(34) synthesis GTPase MnmE, translated as MLKDTIAAIATPAGTGGIGIVRISGSEAASILNLLFKSSHSVTLFKPRYLYHGDLSDPQTGQVIDEVLVSLMKAPRSYTGEDTLEIYCHGGILVLESVLLAVLRSGARLADPGEFTRRAFLNDRIDLTQAEAVGDVIMARTSKGLEAAVSHLKGQLKQKIDSLRDELIDVQVLLESAIDFTEDVEFPSPSEVLSKLERLSSDLEALLSTYDQGKVYRHGATVVIAGKPNTGKSSLLNCLLQEKRAIVTPVPGTTRDFIEEAISIQGVSVRMIDTAGIHPTDDLIECEGIRMVWEKLATADGVILLLDGSKDLTDEDRKILKRLQGYNLLPVINKADLDHSLKEEDIIACFPGTDPLWVSAKFGEGIAVLKEKIYDLVLEKAGEQDGDVLINSLRHKMALEKTRQQVSQALASLQEGLSQEFAALDIREALEALGEIAGETVTEDILDRIFSSFCIGK; from the coding sequence ATGCTGAAAGACACAATAGCCGCTATTGCCACACCCGCCGGCACCGGCGGCATAGGAATCGTCCGGATCAGCGGGTCCGAAGCGGCGAGTATTCTGAACCTTCTTTTCAAATCTTCACATTCCGTTACCCTTTTTAAACCCCGCTATCTCTATCATGGGGACCTTTCAGACCCTCAAACGGGTCAGGTGATCGATGAAGTCCTCGTCAGTCTGATGAAAGCCCCCCGTTCCTACACAGGTGAAGATACCCTGGAGATTTACTGTCACGGAGGAATCCTCGTCCTGGAATCCGTTCTTCTGGCGGTCCTCAGGAGCGGTGCCCGTCTTGCCGACCCGGGAGAATTCACACGGCGGGCTTTTCTCAACGACCGGATCGATCTGACACAGGCTGAGGCCGTCGGTGACGTCATCATGGCCCGAACCTCAAAGGGGCTTGAAGCCGCCGTATCCCACCTGAAAGGACAGTTGAAACAGAAAATCGACTCATTGCGGGATGAGCTGATCGATGTGCAGGTCCTGCTGGAATCCGCTATCGATTTCACCGAGGATGTGGAATTCCCCTCTCCTTCCGAAGTCCTGAGCAAACTTGAACGCCTTTCCAGTGATCTCGAAGCCCTGCTTTCGACTTATGACCAAGGTAAAGTTTACCGTCACGGCGCGACAGTTGTTATTGCCGGAAAACCAAACACGGGAAAATCCAGTCTTCTGAACTGCCTTCTACAGGAAAAGAGAGCCATTGTTACCCCGGTGCCGGGAACAACCCGTGATTTCATTGAAGAAGCTATCAGCATCCAGGGCGTTTCAGTAAGAATGATTGACACCGCAGGCATCCATCCGACGGATGATCTCATCGAATGCGAAGGCATCCGGATGGTCTGGGAAAAGCTGGCCACTGCCGACGGTGTGATTCTTCTTCTCGACGGCAGCAAAGATCTGACGGATGAAGACAGAAAAATCCTGAAGCGGCTTCAGGGATACAACCTGTTGCCGGTCATCAATAAAGCAGATCTGGACCATTCTCTGAAAGAGGAAGACATTATCGCCTGCTTTCCCGGAACAGATCCTTTATGGGTATCCGCAAAGTTCGGCGAAGGCATTGCAGTCCTGAAAGAAAAAATATACGATCTGGTTCTTGAAAAAGCCGGGGAGCAGGACGGGGACGTATTGATCAACAGCCTGCGTCATAAAATGGCGCTGGAAAAAACCCGGCAACAGGTTTCCCAGGCCCTGGCCAGTCTGCAGGAAGGCTTGTCTCAGGAGTTTGCCGCGCTCGACATCCGGGAAGCCCTGGAGGCTCTGGGTGAAATTGCGGGAGAAACCGTGACGGAAGATATCCTGGATCGCATCTTTTCGTCATTCTGCATTGGAAAGTGA
- a CDS encoding acetylpolyamine aminohydrolase — MKVIYHDDFCQSYTSDPAAAHGRMEAIVNAIQDRVEFVKARPAEESDISAVHTPSHIALVEREGLYEIASLAAGGAIQAAQIGMNEPAFALIRPPGHHASAGSAWGFCYFNNMAIALEKLKREGWIVKAFILDFDLHFGDGTVNILERKGYVTIYNPSAHDRNEYLRNIEKHLSSESFDILGVSAGFDNHEEDWGGLLTTEDYRVIGKMVCEACQKYRCGTFAVLEGGYNHRVLGRNVLAFLEGLEGR, encoded by the coding sequence ATGAAAGTCATTTATCATGACGACTTCTGTCAATCGTACACCAGTGATCCGGCCGCCGCTCATGGCCGGATGGAAGCCATTGTAAATGCGATTCAGGATCGGGTCGAGTTTGTCAAAGCCAGACCCGCCGAGGAATCGGATATTTCCGCGGTACACACGCCTTCGCACATCGCTCTGGTTGAAAGGGAAGGCCTTTATGAAATTGCCTCGCTTGCCGCGGGAGGGGCAATTCAGGCCGCTCAGATCGGGATGAACGAGCCCGCCTTCGCATTGATCCGACCTCCGGGCCATCATGCATCCGCAGGCAGCGCCTGGGGATTCTGCTATTTCAACAATATGGCCATCGCTCTGGAAAAATTGAAAAGGGAAGGGTGGATTGTCAAGGCATTTATCCTGGATTTTGATCTCCATTTCGGTGATGGCACGGTAAATATTCTGGAACGGAAAGGGTATGTGACGATTTATAATCCATCGGCGCACGATCGAAATGAATATCTTCGAAATATCGAAAAACACCTGTCTTCGGAGTCATTTGATATTCTTGGTGTTTCCGCTGGGTTCGATAATCATGAAGAGGACTGGGGCGGACTGTTGACGACGGAGGATTACAGAGTCATTGGGAAAATGGTCTGTGAGGCCTGCCAGAAATATCGATGCGGAACTTTCGCCGTTCTTGAAGGAGGGTATAATCATCGGGTGCTGGGCCGGAACGTACTGGCTTTTCTGGAGGGACTCGAGGGACGGTAA